Proteins from a single region of Erythrobacter sp.:
- a CDS encoding nuclear transport factor 2 family protein, producing MSEWSEGGPGQTPLPYPVYVDIVTKRYFDGVDNKHMDKVLDCFTPDAILTEVTSNTVHKGREAIRAMFVKLFADFETIWHGNFVHTADPETNAICSQFTVLITPNGGEELRYENCNRFYLKDRLFHRVYVYMSGDNLLKEGDV from the coding sequence ATGAGCGAATGGAGTGAAGGCGGCCCGGGCCAGACGCCGCTGCCCTATCCCGTCTATGTCGATATCGTCACCAAGCGGTATTTCGACGGGGTCGACAACAAGCACATGGACAAGGTGCTCGACTGCTTCACCCCCGACGCGATCCTGACCGAGGTGACCAGCAACACGGTGCACAAGGGCCGCGAGGCGATCCGGGCGATGTTCGTGAAGCTCTTCGCGGATTTCGAGACCATCTGGCACGGCAATTTCGTCCACACCGCGGATCCCGAAACCAACGCGATCTGCAGCCAGTTCACCGTGCTGATCACCCCCAATGGCGGGGAAGAGCTGCGCTACGAGAACTGCAACCGCTTCTACCTGAAGGACCGGCTGTTCCACCGCGTCTATGTCTACATGTCGGGTGACAACCTGCTGAAGGAAGGGGACGTCTGA
- a CDS encoding TonB-dependent receptor: MKFRLTLATGAALGAIALAVPAAAQDAPAGTTAAEDENAIIVTARRQSESLADVPASVTVLGADAIAKTGVQRADDFVQLTPGVTIVTGTAEAGDTQINIRGINGARDAESSVALVVDGILKTNTAQLNQNQGTLRQIEILKGPQGALYGRNAAAGAIVIQTIKPGDVLEGGMTLRAAQDNTYLATGYVATPVGDSAGLVLSGSYSTTDGFFRNRFLESRTIDDQDVWSVDGRFVAQLGDNTELDVKARYADLSGASINFNASFHLPNFAAVNPAFFEDVNTHPFGFYSNIRPTNDQTTFETSAKIEHEFDSVTLTAWALYSDVDQSLTADGTSADFARFTFPGATPASVAAANACAASTNALAGFPLNAPTFIGTSPIPFIFNPATGSTFGPYSPTTCDGTQFQIREQSDISAEIRLASNGDNTLDWQVGAYYLHIDREVGVSLGADLGQGVIRQLYNAPNTTNPTTQLYHDSFKTDVFALFASADFDVSDRFNISVAGRYDIEDRQVQSLVPAVRDPITGGPINPGQTVVAGNVQAIPGKSETFSQFQPKISLRYELADNANLYANWGVGFKSGGFNNQGSAAIVDQSFNRFIGTNVLINDQYRKEVSSAFEVGIKGDLLDGVVTYDLAGYYTTIDDMQFFEFFVGGFGLLRVVSNIDEVEIYGAEANLTAKILDGWTVFGSANVTESEIKANASRPGTVGNKSPYTADYTINLGTQLDLPVTDTLDFVARADYRITGPTWFHTMQNNTNPTLFSGLLPGSALALPAFVGDADYSVSQRDTFGVADLRIGVETQTWSLFAYAENLFNEKYLNEVITAVEFGGSFISPGARQRLGVEFGYKF, from the coding sequence ATGAAGTTCCGTCTCACTCTTGCCACCGGCGCGGCGCTTGGCGCCATTGCCCTTGCCGTTCCTGCCGCTGCGCAGGACGCCCCCGCCGGCACCACCGCCGCCGAAGATGAAAATGCGATCATCGTCACCGCGCGCCGCCAGTCGGAATCGCTGGCTGATGTTCCGGCCTCGGTCACCGTGCTCGGCGCCGATGCCATCGCCAAGACCGGCGTGCAGCGCGCGGACGACTTCGTCCAGCTGACCCCGGGCGTCACGATCGTCACCGGCACTGCCGAGGCGGGCGACACCCAGATCAACATCCGCGGCATCAACGGCGCGCGCGACGCGGAAAGCTCGGTCGCGCTGGTGGTTGACGGGATCCTCAAGACCAATACCGCCCAGCTCAACCAGAACCAGGGCACGCTGCGCCAGATCGAAATCCTCAAGGGCCCGCAGGGCGCGCTCTATGGCCGTAACGCCGCCGCCGGCGCGATCGTCATCCAGACGATCAAGCCGGGCGATGTGCTGGAAGGCGGGATGACCCTGCGCGCCGCACAGGACAACACCTACCTTGCCACCGGCTATGTCGCGACCCCGGTGGGCGACAGTGCCGGCCTCGTGCTGTCGGGCAGCTATTCGACTACCGACGGCTTCTTCCGCAACCGCTTCCTTGAATCGCGCACCATCGATGATCAGGACGTGTGGTCGGTCGACGGGCGCTTCGTCGCCCAGCTTGGCGACAATACCGAGCTCGACGTGAAGGCGCGCTACGCCGATCTCAGCGGCGCTTCGATCAACTTCAACGCCAGCTTCCACCTGCCCAATTTCGCAGCGGTGAACCCGGCTTTCTTCGAGGACGTCAACACCCACCCCTTCGGCTTCTATTCGAACATCCGTCCGACCAACGATCAGACCACCTTCGAAACCTCGGCCAAGATCGAGCATGAATTCGACAGCGTGACCCTGACCGCCTGGGCGCTGTACAGCGATGTCGACCAGTCGCTGACGGCGGACGGCACCTCGGCCGACTTTGCGCGCTTCACCTTCCCGGGCGCGACCCCGGCGTCGGTTGCTGCGGCCAATGCCTGCGCCGCCAGCACCAATGCGCTCGCCGGCTTCCCGCTCAACGCGCCGACCTTCATCGGCACCAGCCCGATCCCGTTCATCTTCAACCCGGCGACCGGATCGACCTTTGGCCCCTACAGCCCGACCACCTGTGACGGCACCCAGTTCCAGATCCGCGAGCAGAGCGATATCAGCGCGGAAATCCGCCTCGCTTCCAACGGGGACAATACCCTCGACTGGCAGGTGGGCGCCTATTACCTCCACATCGACCGCGAAGTGGGCGTCAGCCTCGGGGCGGACCTCGGGCAGGGCGTGATCCGTCAGCTCTACAACGCGCCGAATACGACCAACCCGACCACCCAGCTCTATCACGACAGCTTCAAGACCGATGTCTTCGCGCTGTTCGCCTCGGCCGATTTCGATGTGAGCGACCGCTTCAACATCAGCGTCGCGGGCCGTTACGATATCGAGGACCGGCAGGTGCAGAGCCTCGTTCCGGCGGTGCGCGATCCGATTACCGGCGGGCCGATCAACCCCGGCCAGACCGTGGTGGCGGGCAATGTGCAGGCAATCCCGGGCAAGTCGGAAACCTTCAGCCAGTTCCAGCCCAAGATCTCGCTGCGTTACGAGCTGGCCGACAATGCCAATCTCTACGCCAACTGGGGCGTCGGCTTCAAATCGGGCGGGTTCAACAACCAGGGCTCGGCCGCGATTGTCGACCAGTCGTTCAACCGCTTCATCGGCACCAACGTCCTCATCAACGACCAGTATCGCAAGGAAGTCTCGAGCGCCTTCGAAGTCGGGATCAAGGGCGATCTCCTCGATGGCGTGGTGACCTATGACCTCGCCGGTTACTACACCACCATCGACGACATGCAGTTCTTCGAGTTCTTCGTCGGCGGGTTCGGCCTGCTGCGCGTGGTCTCGAACATCGACGAGGTGGAGATCTACGGCGCCGAGGCAAACCTCACCGCCAAGATCCTCGACGGCTGGACTGTGTTCGGCTCGGCCAACGTGACCGAGAGCGAGATCAAGGCCAATGCCTCGCGTCCGGGCACGGTCGGCAACAAGTCGCCCTACACTGCGGACTACACCATCAACCTCGGCACCCAGCTGGATCTGCCGGTCACCGACACGCTCGATTTCGTCGCGCGCGCCGATTACCGCATCACCGGTCCGACGTGGTTCCACACCATGCAGAACAACACCAACCCGACGCTGTTCAGCGGTCTGCTGCCGGGCTCGGCGCTGGCACTGCCGGCCTTCGTGGGTGATGCCGATTACTCGGTCTCGCAGCGCGATACCTTCGGCGTGGCGGACCTGCGCATTGGTGTGGAGACGCAGACCTGGTCGCTGTTTGCTTATGCCGAGAACCTCTTCAACGAGAAGTATCTCAACGAGGTGATCACTGCGGTCGAATTCGGCGGCTCGTTCATCTCGCCCGGCGCGCGCCAGCGCCTCGGGGTGGAGTTCGGCTACAAGTTCTGA
- a CDS encoding hydantoinase B/oxoprolinase family protein, with amino-acid sequence MPARIIEPNTTPFNTIAIDPVTLDIIENALRNARIEMDATLVRTAMSPGIREQGDAFPLISDPAGKMIVGQFGSFIDGFLKQFDGTIEDGDMIFLSDPYSCGGAVSHSNDWLVLLPVFKDGRLLAYTAMFGHQSDIGGSVPGSMPIGASSIFEEGVRIPPVKIWKKGEYNEDLMKLVMHQTRKPDWCQADLNALIASCRVAARRVIEMAERFGDDVYVSATQELLARNHRAMKALLAMAVAEEPVSFEDYICDDGKGYGPYKIRCTMWRDGDRVILDFEGTDPQSAASINFFLNENMFKMFFGIYMIMVFDPQILFNDGFYDLIEVRIPAGSLLKPHFPAALSGRTHALGRIFDILGGLLGQKTPEFLNAAGFSSSPHLFYSGWDSREDGSRDWFQLFQIGFGGIPGRPLGDGPDGHSLWPGFTNVPNEFLERYFPLRIERYSTAPDSGGAGLHRGGNGIHMTYRFLADGEIAIHDDRWFVPPWGVNGGHPGARARKVLERADGSQSIVGNKVESVAVKAGDLLHFITWGGGGWGDPLARDPELVGLEIRQGLVTPEGARAYGVVADGAGLVDAAATQALRAEMSASRGELPLFDYGPGIDALRANCEAETGLPAPIQPVWTALREAAE; translated from the coding sequence ATGCCGGCTCGCATCATCGAACCCAACACCACCCCGTTCAACACCATCGCGATCGATCCGGTCACGCTCGACATCATCGAGAACGCGCTGCGCAATGCGCGTATCGAGATGGACGCGACCCTCGTGCGCACCGCCATGAGCCCCGGCATCCGCGAACAGGGCGACGCCTTCCCGCTGATCTCCGATCCCGCGGGCAAGATGATCGTCGGCCAGTTCGGCAGCTTCATCGACGGCTTCCTCAAGCAGTTTGACGGCACCATCGAAGACGGGGACATGATCTTCCTGTCCGATCCCTATTCCTGCGGCGGTGCGGTCAGCCACTCCAACGACTGGCTGGTGCTGCTCCCCGTGTTCAAGGACGGGCGACTGCTGGCCTACACCGCGATGTTCGGCCACCAGAGCGACATCGGCGGTTCGGTCCCCGGCTCGATGCCGATCGGCGCATCCTCGATCTTCGAAGAGGGCGTGCGCATCCCGCCCGTGAAGATCTGGAAAAAGGGCGAATATAACGAAGACCTGATGAAGCTGGTGATGCACCAGACCCGCAAGCCCGACTGGTGCCAGGCGGATTTGAACGCGCTCATCGCCTCGTGCCGCGTTGCCGCGCGCCGCGTGATCGAGATGGCCGAGCGTTTCGGCGACGATGTCTATGTCTCGGCCACGCAGGAGCTGCTCGCGCGCAACCACCGCGCGATGAAGGCGCTGCTGGCGATGGCGGTGGCGGAAGAGCCGGTCAGCTTCGAGGACTATATCTGCGACGACGGCAAGGGCTACGGCCCCTACAAGATCCGTTGCACCATGTGGCGCGATGGCGACCGCGTGATCCTCGATTTCGAGGGCACGGACCCGCAATCGGCCGCCTCGATCAACTTTTTCCTCAATGAAAACATGTTCAAGATGTTCTTCGGCATCTACATGATCATGGTCTTCGATCCGCAGATCCTGTTCAACGACGGGTTCTACGATCTGATCGAGGTGCGCATCCCGGCAGGCTCGCTCTTGAAGCCGCACTTCCCTGCCGCGCTGTCGGGCCGCACCCATGCGCTGGGCCGCATCTTCGACATTCTCGGCGGGCTGCTCGGGCAGAAAACGCCGGAATTCCTCAACGCCGCTGGCTTCTCCTCCTCGCCGCACCTGTTCTATTCGGGCTGGGACAGCCGCGAGGATGGCAGCCGCGACTGGTTCCAGCTGTTCCAGATCGGCTTTGGCGGCATTCCGGGCCGTCCGCTGGGCGACGGGCCGGACGGACACTCGCTGTGGCCGGGCTTCACCAATGTCCCCAACGAGTTCCTCGAGCGCTACTTCCCGCTCCGCATCGAGCGCTATTCGACCGCACCCGACAGCGGCGGAGCGGGCCTGCATCGCGGCGGCAATGGCATCCACATGACCTACCGCTTCCTCGCCGATGGCGAGATCGCGATCCATGATGACCGCTGGTTCGTGCCGCCGTGGGGCGTCAATGGCGGGCATCCGGGCGCACGGGCGCGCAAGGTGCTGGAACGCGCCGATGGCTCGCAGAGCATTGTCGGCAACAAGGTCGAAAGCGTCGCCGTGAAGGCGGGCGATCTGCTGCACTTCATCACCTGGGGCGGCGGCGGCTGGGGTGACCCGCTGGCGCGCGATCCCGAGCTGGTGGGCCTCGAAATCCGGCAGGGCCTCGTGACCCCCGAAGGCGCGCGCGCCTATGGCGTGGTGGCGGACGGCGCGGGCCTTGTGGATGCAGCCGCAACGCAAGCCCTGCGCGCCGAAATGTCGGCCAGCCGCGGGGAACTGCCGCTGTTCGACTATGGCCCGGGCATCGATGCGCTGCGTGCCAATTGCGAGGCCGAGACAGGCCTTCCCGCGCCGATCCAGCCGGTCTGGACCGCTCTGCGGGAGGCGGCGGAATGA
- a CDS encoding GntR family transcriptional regulator, with amino-acid sequence MSRASDQAYAKIRAHLLSGAVKPNEQLTEDQLAQITGVSRTPVREAVRRLEDELLLVRSDTKRLFVADWSRDDIEEMFTLRQMLECHAAERAARRLTRGQVAALELVNRELKAAIEQTPPDVARFLDANRKFHEAIIEAADSPRLGQMLAKLVEAPVVLRTARTYSPEDLRQSARDHDELIAAFAAHDPDWARAVMGSHLRRAFHTFARTVGPMAGESGAEAA; translated from the coding sequence ATGAGCCGCGCGTCCGATCAGGCCTATGCCAAGATCCGCGCCCATCTGCTGAGCGGTGCGGTCAAGCCGAACGAGCAGCTGACCGAGGATCAGCTCGCCCAGATCACCGGAGTCAGCCGCACCCCGGTGCGCGAGGCGGTGCGGCGGCTGGAGGACGAGCTGCTGCTGGTGCGCAGCGATACCAAGCGGCTGTTCGTGGCCGACTGGAGCCGGGACGACATCGAGGAGATGTTCACCTTGCGCCAGATGCTGGAATGTCACGCGGCCGAGCGCGCGGCGCGCCGCCTCACGCGCGGGCAGGTTGCGGCGCTGGAGCTGGTCAACCGCGAATTGAAGGCCGCGATCGAACAGACCCCGCCCGATGTCGCGCGCTTCCTCGATGCCAACCGCAAGTTCCACGAAGCGATCATCGAAGCCGCGGATTCGCCGCGGCTCGGGCAGATGCTGGCCAAGCTGGTGGAGGCCCCGGTGGTGCTGCGCACAGCGCGCACCTACTCACCCGAGGACCTGCGCCAGTCGGCCCGCGATCACGACGAGCTGATTGCCGCCTTTGCCGCGCATGATCCCGATTGGGCGCGCGCGGTGATGGGCAGCCACCTGCGCCGCGCCTTCCATACCTTTGCCCGGACGGTCGGCCCGATGGCGGGCGAAAGCGGCGCTGAAGCCGCGTAA
- a CDS encoding nuclear transport factor 2 family protein, translating to MQYEPTLSRAELIDFALNKYFARVDAKDMEAVLDCFHDTALFCVQTAFTRHSGKSEIARMFEDFFASYKTIIHRDFTCTVDEANGRITACFTAELHDHDGQVTLLENTNFWRLRPGPGGAKFQEVYVYMSGANPLV from the coding sequence ATGCAGTACGAACCCACCCTGTCGCGCGCCGAGCTGATCGATTTCGCGCTGAACAAGTACTTCGCCCGCGTCGATGCCAAGGACATGGAGGCGGTGCTGGACTGCTTCCACGACACCGCGCTGTTCTGCGTGCAGACCGCCTTCACGCGGCATTCCGGCAAGTCCGAGATCGCCCGGATGTTCGAGGATTTCTTCGCGTCCTACAAAACCATCATCCACCGCGATTTCACCTGCACGGTGGACGAGGCAAACGGGCGCATCACTGCCTGCTTCACCGCCGAACTGCACGACCATGATGGTCAGGTGACGCTGCTGGAGAACACCAATTTCTGGCGCCTGCGTCCCGGTCCGGGCGGCGCGAAGTTCCAGGAAGTCTATGTCTACATGAGCGGGGCCAACCCGCTCGTCTGA
- a CDS encoding hydantoinase/oxoprolinase family protein, with amino-acid sequence MTYRLGVDVGGTFTDLLLFDESSGAFWRHKTPSTPHDSSEGILNGVKAIMATAGIGAEDITYFLHGTTVATNAVLEGKGARVGLVTTQGYRDIMQIARSFVPGGLAAWIVWPKPQPLARLEHTVEVPGRMDAQGREVAPLDEDAVRAALRKLKADGIEALTVSLMNAYLNGAHEARIGQIAAEELPGIPVSLSHEVLPEMQEYERTLSTVANAAVRPVVSKYVSNLRDRLEAEGFGGRLSLLRSDGGLMSSQKAEEHPVNILMSGPAGGVTGALWVAKNAGFENILTLDVGGTSTDVALIQGLEPRRQRTTEVGHLSVRASALDVKTVGAGGGSIAHVPQLTGALRVGPESAGAVPGPVAYNKGGTLPTVTDANVVLGYLPEDLLGGSFKLDREGAKAAVQTIADALGVTLMEAARGIIDIVNENMFGALRMISVQQGYDPREFALMGFGGAGPLHVNAVARLMGSWPAISPVSPGVLCALGDATTRMRTETARSFSRLAKDTSIADLVAVLDEMAAQTRSELLADGIPEEQITSLFEIDVRYAGQAFEVPLTITQDILKKDGIEGILARFDEEHLRLFTFNMDTPHEIVNLRAVAQGQAPALPAAQLPKGDGDPSAAKIRDHVMWIGGEERPAVIYDRAKLRQGDVIEGPAIITEMDSTTLVEHDCRAAVDAVGNILITLKTEG; translated from the coding sequence ATGACTTACAGGCTGGGCGTAGATGTGGGCGGGACTTTCACCGACCTCTTGCTGTTCGACGAGAGCAGCGGGGCCTTCTGGCGGCACAAGACCCCCTCGACCCCGCATGACAGCTCCGAAGGCATCCTCAACGGGGTGAAGGCGATCATGGCCACCGCCGGGATCGGCGCGGAGGACATCACCTACTTCCTCCACGGCACCACAGTCGCAACCAATGCCGTGCTCGAAGGCAAGGGCGCGCGCGTCGGCCTCGTCACCACGCAGGGCTACCGCGATATCATGCAGATCGCCCGCAGCTTCGTGCCCGGAGGCCTCGCCGCGTGGATCGTGTGGCCCAAGCCCCAGCCGCTCGCCCGGCTCGAACATACGGTCGAAGTGCCCGGCCGCATGGACGCCCAAGGTCGCGAAGTCGCCCCGCTCGATGAAGACGCGGTGCGCGCCGCGCTGCGCAAGCTCAAAGCGGACGGGATCGAGGCGCTCACCGTCAGCCTCATGAACGCCTATCTGAACGGCGCGCACGAGGCCCGCATCGGCCAGATCGCCGCCGAGGAACTGCCCGGCATCCCCGTCTCATTGAGCCACGAAGTCCTGCCCGAAATGCAGGAATACGAGCGCACGCTCTCGACGGTCGCCAATGCGGCGGTGCGTCCGGTGGTAAGCAAGTATGTCTCCAACCTGCGTGACCGGCTGGAGGCCGAGGGCTTTGGTGGCCGCCTCTCGCTGCTGCGTTCCGACGGCGGGTTGATGAGCAGCCAGAAGGCCGAGGAGCACCCCGTCAACATCCTCATGTCCGGCCCCGCCGGCGGGGTGACGGGCGCGCTCTGGGTGGCGAAGAACGCGGGCTTCGAGAACATCCTCACGCTCGACGTTGGCGGCACTTCGACCGATGTGGCGCTGATCCAGGGCTTGGAACCGCGCCGCCAGCGCACCACCGAAGTCGGGCACTTGTCGGTCCGCGCTTCGGCGCTCGACGTGAAGACTGTGGGCGCGGGCGGCGGCTCGATCGCCCACGTGCCCCAGCTCACCGGCGCGCTGCGTGTCGGCCCGGAAAGCGCGGGCGCGGTGCCGGGGCCGGTCGCCTATAACAAGGGCGGCACGCTGCCCACGGTGACCGACGCCAATGTGGTGCTCGGCTACCTGCCCGAAGACCTCCTCGGCGGCAGCTTCAAGCTGGATCGCGAAGGCGCCAAGGCCGCGGTGCAGACCATCGCCGATGCGCTGGGCGTCACCCTGATGGAAGCCGCGCGCGGGATCATCGATATCGTCAACGAGAACATGTTCGGCGCGCTGCGGATGATCTCGGTCCAGCAGGGCTACGACCCGCGCGAATTCGCGCTGATGGGCTTCGGCGGCGCCGGCCCGCTCCACGTCAATGCGGTCGCCCGCCTGATGGGCAGCTGGCCCGCAATCTCGCCGGTTTCCCCCGGCGTGCTCTGCGCGCTGGGCGATGCGACCACGCGGATGCGCACCGAGACCGCGCGCAGCTTCTCGCGCCTCGCCAAGGACACGAGCATCGCCGATCTGGTCGCCGTGCTCGACGAAATGGCAGCGCAGACCCGCAGCGAATTGCTGGCGGACGGCATTCCCGAAGAGCAGATCACCTCGCTGTTCGAAATCGACGTTCGCTATGCAGGCCAGGCCTTCGAAGTGCCGCTGACGATCACGCAGGACATCCTCAAGAAGGACGGGATCGAAGGCATCCTCGCCCGCTTTGACGAGGAGCATCTGCGGCTCTTCACCTTCAACATGGATACGCCGCACGAAATCGTGAACCTGCGCGCTGTCGCACAGGGGCAGGCCCCCGCCCTTCCCGCGGCGCAACTGCCCAAGGGCGATGGCGATCCGTCAGCCGCCAAGATCCGCGATCACGTGATGTGGATCGGCGGCGAGGAGCGGCCTGCGGTGATCTACGACCGCGCCAAGCTTCGTCAGGGCGACGTCATCGAAGGCCCGGCGATCATCACCGAGATGGATTCGACCACACTGGTCGAGCACGATTGCCGCGCGGCCGTGGACGCTGTCGGCAACATCCTCATCACTCTGAAGACGGAAGGCTAA
- a CDS encoding hydroxymethylglutaryl-CoA lyase: MSPDSIELVEVGPRDGLQNEPDIITTDTKLALINRMIGYGARRLEVASFVHPQRVPQMADAEAVIAGLPDRSDCTYVGLVLNKRGVMRALATRENGKRGIDQVGCVIVASDTFGQKNQGQTIAEGLAETRDMLRFARAEGMRAQVTISAAFGCPFEGEVKHPTVLAIAEELAIEAPEEIALADTIGVGTPFEAGELFGKLGEVLSGTIPMRAHFHNTRGTGIANAWEAYKAGVRVFDASLGGLGGCPFAPRATGNIATEDLIYMMERSGVGTGIDLDAAIAANKWFAGELGRELPSAVARAS; the protein is encoded by the coding sequence ATGAGCCCCGACAGCATCGAACTGGTCGAAGTCGGCCCGCGCGACGGGCTCCAGAACGAGCCTGACATCATCACCACCGACACAAAGCTGGCGCTGATCAATCGCATGATCGGCTATGGCGCGCGGCGGCTGGAGGTGGCGAGCTTCGTCCACCCGCAGCGCGTGCCGCAGATGGCCGATGCCGAAGCTGTGATCGCCGGCCTGCCGGACCGTTCGGACTGCACCTATGTCGGCCTCGTGCTCAACAAGCGCGGCGTGATGCGCGCGCTCGCCACCCGCGAGAACGGTAAGCGGGGCATCGATCAGGTCGGCTGCGTGATCGTCGCCAGCGACACCTTCGGCCAGAAGAACCAGGGCCAGACCATCGCCGAGGGCCTCGCCGAAACGCGCGACATGCTGCGCTTCGCCCGCGCCGAAGGGATGCGCGCGCAGGTCACCATCTCGGCAGCATTCGGCTGTCCGTTCGAGGGCGAAGTCAAGCATCCCACCGTCCTCGCCATTGCCGAGGAACTGGCGATCGAAGCGCCGGAGGAGATCGCGCTCGCCGATACCATCGGCGTCGGCACGCCCTTCGAGGCAGGCGAATTGTTCGGCAAGCTCGGCGAAGTGCTCTCCGGCACGATCCCGATGCGCGCCCATTTCCACAACACGCGGGGCACCGGTATCGCCAATGCGTGGGAGGCCTACAAGGCGGGCGTCAGGGTGTTCGACGCATCGCTCGGCGGGCTTGGCGGCTGTCCCTTCGCGCCGCGCGCGACGGGAAATATCGCGACCGAGGACCTCATCTACATGATGGAGCGTTCAGGCGTAGGCACAGGCATTGATCTCGACGCGGCAATCGCCGCCAACAAGTGGTTTGCGGGCGAGCTGGGGCGGGAACTCCCCTCGGCCGTGGCCCGCGCAAGCTGA
- a CDS encoding aspartate/glutamate racemase family protein, which produces MNRIKVIVPIAMDEAGVANRAQQLPDGFVRPGFAPTFEAVRWGAALGDSYHDTLLMDWTVFQAGVTAEEEGYAGVLIDTVSDSGLWPLRSVLNIPVVGPGEASFAAAQMLGKKFSVITMWPQWFPLYEKVLNQHGWEHRCASVRSINTRPDVTELLEGKEEVVFAKLKAEALRAIEEDGADVIVLGSTTMHQSAAYLASELPVPVLNPGQVAYKQLETLIELGLTHSKKAFPAPEVPMHANIRKGWY; this is translated from the coding sequence GTGAACCGTATCAAGGTCATCGTGCCGATCGCCATGGATGAAGCCGGGGTCGCCAATCGCGCCCAGCAGCTTCCTGATGGTTTCGTGCGCCCCGGCTTTGCCCCGACCTTCGAGGCGGTGCGCTGGGGTGCGGCGCTGGGCGATTCCTACCATGACACGCTGTTGATGGACTGGACGGTGTTCCAGGCCGGCGTCACGGCCGAAGAGGAAGGCTATGCCGGCGTGCTGATCGACACCGTCAGCGACAGCGGGCTGTGGCCGCTGCGCTCGGTGCTCAACATCCCCGTCGTCGGCCCGGGCGAGGCAAGCTTTGCCGCCGCGCAGATGCTCGGCAAGAAATTCTCGGTCATCACCATGTGGCCGCAATGGTTCCCGCTCTACGAGAAGGTGCTGAACCAGCACGGCTGGGAGCACCGCTGCGCGAGCGTCCGTTCGATCAACACGCGGCCCGATGTCACCGAACTGCTCGAAGGCAAGGAAGAGGTCGTCTTCGCCAAGCTGAAGGCCGAAGCCCTGCGCGCGATCGAGGAAGACGGCGCGGATGTGATCGTGCTCGGCTCGACCACCATGCACCAGTCGGCGGCCTATCTCGCAAGCGAGCTTCCGGTGCCGGTGCTGAACCCGGGGCAAGTCGCCTACAAGCAGCTCGAAACCCTGATTGAGCTTGGCCTCACCCATTCCAAGAAGGCCTTCCCCGCACCCGAAGTGCCGATGCACGCCAATATCCGAAAGGGCTGGTACTGA